ACGCCTTCCTCCCCACCGACCTCGGGATCAGACGGGCGGCCCAGCAGCTCGGCCTGCCGGCCACGCCCGCCGCGCTCACCGCGCGCGCGGCCCACTGGCGCCCCTGGCGGGCGTACGCCGTGCAGTATCTGTGGACCGTCGACGACCATCCGATCAACCACCTGCCCGCGTAAGGACGTTCACCATGACAGCGACAGCCTCCGCGACCAGACAGCACATGGTCGTCGACAGCCCGTACGGTCCACTCACCCTGGTCGCGACGGACGGCGTCCTGGCCGGCCTCTACATGGTCGGCCAGCGCCACCGCCCGCCCGAGGAGACCTTCGGCGAGCCGGACCCCCGCCCCTTCGGACCGGTGATCCAGCAGCTGGACGCCTACTTCGCCGGCGAGCTGCGCACCTTCGACCTGCCGTTGCACCTGGCCGGCACGCCCTTCCAGCAGTCCGTCTGGGCCGAGCTCCAGCGCATCCCGTACGGCGAGACCCGGTCGTACGGAGAGCTGGCCGACCTCCTCGGCAAACCCGGTGCCTCCCGGGCCGTCGGCCTCGCCAACGGCAAGAACCCGGTCGGCATCATCGTCCCGTGCCACCGGGTCATCGGGGCCTCGGGCAGCCTCACCGGCTACGGCGGCGGCCTGGAGCGCAAGCAGCGGCTCCTGGCCTTCGAGAATGGTACGGAGGGCGACGTACCGGCCCTCTTCTGAGCGCCGGTACGGCCGGATCAGCCGGATCAGCCGGATCAGCCGGATCAGCCGGTGAAGATCTCGACGGTCGACCAGATCGCGAGCCCCAGCATGCAGAAGCCGCCGATGCGCTGCACGGTCTTCAGAGGCACCCGCTTGGCGATGAAGCGGCCGGCCAGCAGGGCGAGCGCCGAGACGGACATCA
The Streptomyces sp. NBC_00234 DNA segment above includes these coding regions:
- a CDS encoding methylated-DNA--[protein]-cysteine S-methyltransferase is translated as MTATASATRQHMVVDSPYGPLTLVATDGVLAGLYMVGQRHRPPEETFGEPDPRPFGPVIQQLDAYFAGELRTFDLPLHLAGTPFQQSVWAELQRIPYGETRSYGELADLLGKPGASRAVGLANGKNPVGIIVPCHRVIGASGSLTGYGGGLERKQRLLAFENGTEGDVPALF